DNA sequence from the uncultured Ilyobacter sp. genome:
GATAATATGGGAGAAGAAATAATGGATGTAAATGGGGGATCGGCAGGACCTCTATATGGGACTTTTTTCCAAGGATTGGGAGAAGGGGCAGAAGATGCAGAAGAGATAGACAACAAAGTGTTTAAAAAAATGATTTTAAGTTCTTTGGAAAATATGCAGATGATCACAAAGGCAAAGGTAGGAGATAAAACAATGATGGATACCCTGATACCTGCAGCAGAATGTGCAAAACAATCCTCTTTAGAATTACCAGAATGTATAGCAGAAATAGTAGATGCAGCTTGTAGGGGAGCGGAAAATTCCAAGGATTTTCCTTCTAAGTTTGGAAGGGCTAGGTTTTTTAAAGATGAAACAATAGGTTATATGGATGCAGGAGCTATGTCTTTAAGTTTAATTTTCATGGGATTTAATGAGGGAATAAAAAAATAACAGGGGGGATTCAAAAATGAAAATGAAGAAATTTATCAACAATCCAGAGAATTTAACACAGGAATTATTGGAAGGATTGGCACTTGCCAACAAAGAGATACTTACTTTGGTAGATGGACATTTAGTGGTAAGCAAGGATCTAGAGACAGCAGACCGTGTGACCGTCGTAACGTTAGGAGGAACAGGTCATGAACCGGCACTACAAGGTTTCGTAGGTAAAGGTATGGTTGACATAGCTGTTTGTGGAGATATCTTTGCTGCACCTGGTCCAGATAGCTGCGTAAAGGCAATTCAGATGGCAGATAAAGGTCACGGAGTTTTATTTGTAGTATTAAATCATTCAGGGGATATGCTCACAGCCAACCTCACGATGAAAAAAATCAAAAAAATGGGAATTAATGTGGCTAAAGTGGTAACACAAGAGGATATCTCTTCTGCTCCAAGAAATGATGCTGACAACAGAAGAGGTTTTGTAGGCTGTGTTCCTTTATATAAAATAGCAGGAGGAGCAGCTTTACAGGGAAAATCTTTAG
Encoded proteins:
- a CDS encoding dihydroxyacetone kinase subunit DhaK, with amino-acid sequence MKMKKFINNPENLTQELLEGLALANKEILTLVDGHLVVSKDLETADRVTVVTLGGTGHEPALQGFVGKGMVDIAVCGDIFAAPGPDSCVKAIQMADKGHGVLFVVLNHSGDMLTANLTMKKIKKMGINVAKVVTQEDISSAPRNDADNRRGFVGCVPLYKIAGGAALQGKSLEEVANVSQRYADNMAAISVSLRGATHPATGGPLAELDEEEMGVGMGQHGEGGGQKIQMETADVTTDLLMEKVLDDLKIKSGEKLMVVVNGSGATTLMEMLIIYRRAVKHLEEKGIEVVGNMVGEILTVQETAGFQLFIARMDEELQSYWNEPCKTPYYSK
- the dhaL gene encoding dihydroxyacetone kinase subunit DhaL yields the protein MTLNKENFVDMLNSSCHLIDKNIDELGKIDAKFGDGDHGITMSKISNIIKKCINNWENESVYQFFDNMGEEIMDVNGGSAGPLYGTFFQGLGEGAEDAEEIDNKVFKKMILSSLENMQMITKAKVGDKTMMDTLIPAAECAKQSSLELPECIAEIVDAACRGAENSKDFPSKFGRARFFKDETIGYMDAGAMSLSLIFMGFNEGIKK